A part of Candidatus Eisenbacteria bacterium genomic DNA contains:
- the rlmN gene encoding 23S rRNA (adenine(2503)-C(2))-methyltransferase RlmN: protein MWVGLLPSEIEERLRPLGVPGYRALQVFRWVHRHGARDFEAMTNLPRALRETLAAAAPIGIPAVAARSEPGADGSLKILFRFPEGTETETVRIAGADGLTACVSSQAGCRYGCAYCATPLGGFERSLRAGEIAGQVLGLGETVRRVVYMGMGEPLANYAEVVKSVRLLVHPHGLALPARRITISTVGLVPLIRRLAEEGLGVRLAISLASAIDETRARLLPIARTYDLDSLFAAAARFSETSGSRVTFEYVLLGGVNDGEEDARALIRRLSPLRCKLNLIPYNPVDDLPFGAPAEHAIDRFLARLAPHLTVTVRRSAGRTIDAACGQLRLRARAASPGEPKR, encoded by the coding sequence ATGTGGGTCGGTCTTCTTCCATCCGAGATCGAGGAGCGCCTGCGGCCGCTCGGCGTCCCCGGTTATCGCGCCCTGCAGGTCTTCCGGTGGGTTCATCGCCACGGCGCGCGGGATTTCGAGGCGATGACGAACCTCCCACGCGCCCTCCGCGAGACGCTCGCCGCCGCCGCTCCGATCGGCATCCCCGCGGTCGCGGCGCGCTCTGAACCTGGCGCGGACGGCTCGCTCAAGATCCTCTTCCGCTTCCCCGAAGGGACCGAAACGGAAACCGTTCGGATCGCCGGCGCGGACGGCTTGACCGCCTGCGTCTCCTCGCAGGCCGGATGCCGCTACGGATGCGCCTACTGCGCCACGCCCCTCGGCGGTTTCGAGCGCTCCCTCCGCGCGGGGGAGATCGCCGGCCAGGTGCTCGGCCTCGGCGAGACGGTCCGCCGCGTCGTCTACATGGGCATGGGAGAGCCGCTCGCGAACTACGCGGAGGTCGTGAAGAGCGTCCGCCTCCTCGTCCATCCGCACGGCCTCGCGCTCCCCGCTCGCCGGATCACGATCTCCACCGTGGGGCTCGTCCCCCTCATCCGCCGCCTCGCGGAGGAAGGGCTCGGGGTTCGTCTCGCGATATCCCTCGCCTCGGCGATCGACGAGACGAGAGCCCGCCTCCTTCCGATCGCGCGGACGTACGATCTCGACTCCCTCTTCGCCGCCGCCGCGCGCTTCTCCGAAACGAGCGGCTCGCGGGTCACGTTCGAGTACGTTCTCCTCGGCGGCGTGAACGACGGGGAAGAAGACGCGCGCGCGCTCATCCGGAGGCTCTCGCCTCTTCGCTGCAAGCTGAACCTGATCCCCTACAATCCGGTCGATGATCTCCCCTTCGGTGCGCCTGCCGAGCACGCGATCGATCGCTTCCTCGCGCGCCTCGCTCCGCACCTCACGGTGACCGTCCGCCGGAGCGCCGGCAGGACGATCGACGCGGCCTGCGGGCAGCTCCGTCTTCGCGCGCGCGCCGCCTCGCCCGGGGAGCCGAAGCGATGA
- a CDS encoding winged helix-turn-helix transcriptional regulator, with protein MDLQNVLAALGDPVRFRIVEALREQPLCVSDLVEHLGESQPNVSRHLKTLRASGIVDSVREGKWVRYRVLPEALGELARWASGPARPADPKPPERKPEPAPVRRRDDPNRILFGR; from the coding sequence GTGGACCTTCAGAATGTTCTCGCGGCTCTCGGCGATCCGGTCCGCTTTCGGATCGTGGAGGCGCTCCGCGAGCAGCCTCTTTGCGTGTCCGACCTTGTGGAGCATCTCGGCGAGTCCCAGCCGAACGTGTCGCGCCACCTGAAGACCCTCCGCGCGAGCGGGATCGTCGACTCGGTGCGGGAGGGGAAATGGGTGCGCTATCGCGTTCTCCCGGAGGCGCTCGGGGAGCTCGCGCGGTGGGCGTCGGGGCCGGCGCGGCCGGCGGACCCGAAACCGCCCGAGAGAAAGCCGGAGCCCGCTCCGGTCCGAAGACGCGACGACCCGAACCGCATCCTCTTTGGCCGTTAG
- a CDS encoding sigma-54-dependent Fis family transcriptional regulator: protein MPDQILVVDDEKGIQTSLRRILEYEGYEVSVASNGEEALDAIRSASPSLVLLDIKMPGMDGIEVLGEAMRIRSDLVVVMISGHGTVATAVEATKLGAFDFLEKPLDRDRLLLTVRNGLEQRRLSAENLIYRERMDEMYRIVGESEAIRKILRTIEKVGPTGGRVLITGANGTGKELVARALHAASVRAKRPFVEVNCAAIPEELIESELFGHEKGAFTGATSLRIGKFELADGGTLFLDEVGDMSLSAQSKVLRALELGEVARVGGRGTRRVDVRVFAATNKEIAREVREGRFREDLYYRLNVVPIHVPSLAERKEDIPILARYFLDRYCRQNGIRPKVLDDAVIDLFQRYAWPGNVRELRNTIERIVILSDGERITVSDVVFSGLPGSGGDDSAAGDATFQEFKDRAEREFLLKKLEENNWSVSRTARELGMQRSNIYKKIEKYGLKRPSSAGDDRLSE, encoded by the coding sequence ATGCCCGACCAGATCCTCGTGGTCGACGATGAGAAGGGAATCCAGACCTCGCTTCGCCGGATCCTCGAGTACGAGGGGTACGAGGTCTCGGTCGCGTCGAACGGCGAGGAAGCGCTCGACGCGATCCGGAGCGCCTCCCCCTCGCTCGTTCTTCTCGACATCAAGATGCCCGGCATGGACGGGATCGAGGTGCTCGGCGAGGCGATGCGCATCCGGAGCGACCTCGTGGTCGTCATGATCTCCGGCCACGGCACGGTCGCCACCGCGGTCGAGGCGACCAAGCTCGGCGCGTTCGACTTCCTCGAGAAACCGCTCGACCGCGACCGCCTTCTCCTCACCGTGCGAAACGGCCTCGAGCAGAGGCGCCTCTCGGCGGAGAACCTGATCTATCGAGAGCGGATGGACGAGATGTACCGGATCGTCGGCGAGAGCGAGGCGATCCGGAAGATTCTCCGGACGATCGAGAAGGTCGGGCCGACGGGCGGGCGCGTGCTGATCACCGGTGCGAACGGGACTGGGAAAGAGCTCGTCGCGCGCGCGCTCCACGCCGCCTCGGTGCGCGCGAAGCGCCCGTTCGTCGAGGTGAACTGCGCGGCGATTCCGGAGGAGCTGATCGAGAGCGAGCTCTTCGGCCACGAAAAGGGAGCGTTCACCGGCGCCACATCCCTTCGCATCGGGAAGTTCGAGCTCGCGGACGGCGGGACGCTCTTCCTCGACGAGGTGGGAGACATGTCCCTCTCGGCGCAATCAAAGGTTCTCCGCGCGCTCGAGCTCGGCGAGGTCGCGCGCGTGGGGGGGCGCGGCACGCGGCGCGTCGACGTGCGCGTCTTCGCGGCGACGAACAAGGAGATCGCGCGCGAGGTGCGCGAGGGACGCTTCCGCGAGGACCTTTACTATCGCCTGAACGTCGTGCCGATCCACGTCCCCTCGCTCGCCGAGCGGAAGGAGGACATCCCGATTCTCGCCCGCTACTTCCTCGACCGCTACTGCCGCCAAAACGGCATCCGCCCGAAGGTCCTCGACGATGCGGTGATCGATCTCTTCCAGCGATATGCATGGCCTGGGAACGTGCGGGAGCTTCGAAACACGATCGAGCGGATCGTGATTCTCTCCGACGGCGAGCGGATCACCGTGTCGGATGTCGTCTTTTCCGGGCTTCCCGGGAGCGGGGGGGACGATTCGGCCGCGGGCGACGCGACGTTCCAGGAGTTCAAAGACCGGGCGGAGCGGGAGTTCCTACTAAAGAAGCTCGAGGAGAACAACTGGAGCGTCTCCCGGACCGCCCGCGAGCTCGGCATGCAGCGCTCGAACATCTACAAGAAGATCGAGAAGTACGGCCTGAAGAGGCCCTCCTCGGCCGGGGACGATCGTCTCTCCGAGTGA